The following proteins come from a genomic window of Pseudomonas sp. J452:
- the argS gene encoding arginine--tRNA ligase: MKDNIRHLIQQALTRLTAEGVLPEGLSPVIQVENTKDKSNGDFASNIAMMLAKPAGMKPRELAEKLVAALPADAEVSKVDIAGPGFLNFFQNSDALAQRLEAALADAQLGVRKAGPAQRVVVDLSAPNLAKEMHVGHLRSTIIGDGVARVLEFLGDTVIRQNHVGDWGTQFGMLLAYMQENPAAAESELADLENFYRAAKKRFDESPEFADRARELVVQLQAGDAECLRLWHRFNDISLSHCQALYDRLGVKLSMADVKGESAYNDDLANVVADLKAKGLLSESDGAQCVFMDEFKNAEGNPLPLIVQKAGGGYLYATTDLAATRYRANVLKADRALYFVDQRQALHFQMVFSAARLAGFVPADMQLEHMGFGTMNGADGRPFKTRDGGTVKLVDLINEAEERAYALVKGKNPELDEAELRQIARAVGVGAVKYADLSKHRTSDYSFNFELMLSFEGNTAPYLLYAYTRVASVFRKLGKSVEEIGGQIRLGAEQEQALAGKLAQFADVLNGIADKGTPHLLCAYLYDLAGLFSSFYENCPILSAEDEAVRNSRLRLAALTGRTLKQGLQLLGLDTLERM, translated from the coding sequence ATGAAAGACAACATTCGCCACCTGATCCAGCAAGCCCTGACCCGCCTCACCGCCGAGGGCGTGCTGCCCGAGGGCCTGAGCCCGGTGATCCAGGTGGAGAACACCAAGGACAAGAGCAACGGTGACTTCGCCAGCAACATCGCCATGATGCTGGCCAAACCGGCCGGCATGAAGCCGCGCGAGCTGGCAGAGAAACTGGTCGCCGCGTTGCCGGCCGATGCCGAAGTGAGCAAGGTGGACATCGCCGGCCCCGGCTTCCTCAACTTCTTCCAGAACAGCGATGCCCTGGCCCAGCGCCTGGAAGCGGCGCTGGCCGACGCCCAGCTCGGCGTGCGCAAGGCCGGCCCGGCGCAGCGCGTGGTGGTCGACCTGTCGGCGCCCAACCTAGCCAAGGAAATGCACGTCGGCCACCTGCGCTCGACCATCATCGGCGACGGCGTGGCGCGCGTGCTGGAGTTCCTCGGCGACACAGTGATCCGGCAGAACCACGTCGGCGACTGGGGCACTCAGTTCGGCATGCTGCTGGCCTATATGCAGGAAAACCCGGCGGCCGCCGAAAGCGAGCTGGCCGACCTGGAGAACTTCTACCGCGCGGCGAAGAAGCGCTTCGACGAGTCGCCCGAATTTGCCGACCGCGCCCGCGAGCTGGTGGTCCAGCTGCAGGCTGGCGACGCCGAGTGCCTGCGCCTGTGGCACCGTTTCAACGACATCTCCCTGAGCCACTGCCAGGCCCTGTACGACCGCCTCGGCGTCAAGCTGAGCATGGCCGACGTGAAAGGCGAGAGCGCCTACAACGACGACCTGGCCAACGTGGTCGCCGACCTCAAGGCCAAGGGCCTGCTCAGCGAAAGCGACGGCGCCCAGTGCGTGTTCATGGACGAGTTCAAGAATGCCGAAGGCAACCCGCTACCGCTGATCGTGCAGAAGGCCGGCGGCGGCTACCTGTACGCCACCACCGACCTGGCCGCCACCCGCTACCGGGCCAACGTGCTGAAGGCTGACCGCGCCCTGTACTTCGTCGATCAGCGTCAGGCCCTGCACTTCCAGATGGTCTTCAGCGCCGCGCGCCTGGCCGGCTTCGTCCCCGCCGACATGCAGCTCGAGCACATGGGCTTCGGCACCATGAACGGCGCCGATGGCCGCCCGTTCAAGACCCGCGATGGCGGCACGGTGAAGCTGGTCGATCTGATCAACGAAGCCGAAGAGCGTGCCTACGCCCTGGTCAAGGGCAAGAACCCCGAGCTGGACGAAGCCGAGCTGCGCCAGATCGCCCGCGCCGTGGGCGTCGGCGCGGTGAAATACGCCGACCTGTCCAAGCACCGCACCAGCGACTACAGCTTCAACTTCGAGCTGATGCTGAGCTTCGAGGGCAACACCGCGCCCTACCTGCTGTACGCCTACACCCGCGTGGCCAGCGTATTCCGCAAGCTGGGCAAGAGCGTCGAGGAAATCGGCGGGCAGATCCGCCTGGGCGCCGAGCAGGAGCAGGCCCTGGCCGGCAAGCTGGCGCAGTTCGCCGATGTCCTCAACGGCATCGCCGACAAGGGCACCCCGCACCTGCTGTGCGCCTACCTGTATGACCTGGCCGGGCTGTTCTCCAGCTTCTACGAGAACTGCCCGATCCTCAGTGCCGAGGACGAGGCCGTGCGCAACAGCCGCCTGCGCCTGGCTGCGCTGACCGGCCGCACCCTCAAGCAGGGCCTGCAGCTGCTCGGCCTGGACACCCTGGAGCGTATGTAA
- a CDS encoding SPOR domain-containing protein, with translation MAAKKKPAPKRGASRYQAPAKSPVPGWVWLACGLVIGGFMVFLFSLEPGRDDVKRAKPEDAQRPSGAQTTTQAKPQSKPEAVKPKYDFYTLLPESEVIVPPEALPTEKQAAESKPVTPEEAAKIDAARAEALLNGQTPPPPPVIAKAPTRTLFFLQAGSFRKQDDADKVRAQIILLGQNVQVESGTVREETWYRVLVGPYANREQLASAQKQLAGSGFSNLLLQQRQSR, from the coding sequence GTGGCAGCGAAGAAGAAGCCAGCCCCCAAGCGCGGCGCCAGTCGCTACCAGGCCCCGGCGAAAAGCCCGGTACCGGGTTGGGTGTGGCTGGCCTGCGGCCTGGTGATCGGCGGTTTCATGGTGTTCCTGTTCAGCCTCGAACCGGGCCGCGATGACGTCAAGCGCGCCAAACCCGAAGACGCCCAGCGCCCGAGCGGCGCGCAGACCACGACTCAGGCCAAGCCACAAAGCAAGCCAGAAGCAGTCAAGCCCAAGTACGACTTCTACACCCTATTGCCGGAATCCGAGGTCATCGTGCCGCCGGAGGCCCTGCCGACCGAAAAACAGGCCGCCGAAAGCAAACCGGTCACCCCGGAAGAAGCAGCGAAGATCGACGCCGCCCGCGCCGAAGCCCTGCTCAATGGCCAGACCCCGCCACCACCGCCGGTCATCGCCAAGGCGCCAACCAGAACCCTGTTCTTCCTCCAGGCCGGCTCGTTCCGCAAACAGGACGATGCCGACAAGGTGCGCGCGCAGATCATCCTGCTCGGCCAGAACGTGCAAGTGGAATCCGGCACGGTGCGCGAGGAAACCTGGTACCGCGTACTGGTCGGCCCGTACGCCAACCGCGAGCAGCTGGCCAGCGCACAGAAACAGCTGGCCGGCAGCGGCTTCAGCAATCTGCTGTTACAGCAACGCCAGTCGCGTTGA
- the hslV gene encoding ATP-dependent protease subunit HslV, with amino-acid sequence MTTIVSVRRNGKVVMGGDGQVSLGNTVMKGNAKKVRRLYHGQVLAGFAGATADAFTLFERFEGQLEKHQGHLVRAAVELAKDWRTDRSLSRLEAMLAVANKDASLIITGNGDVVEPEHGLIAMGSGGGFAQAAAMALLQKTDLSAREITETALNIAGSICVFTNQNLTIEEEDCAE; translated from the coding sequence TTGACCACCATCGTTTCAGTGCGCCGCAACGGCAAAGTCGTCATGGGCGGCGACGGCCAAGTATCGCTCGGCAATACCGTGATGAAAGGCAACGCCAAGAAAGTCCGGCGCCTCTATCACGGTCAGGTGCTGGCCGGCTTCGCTGGCGCCACCGCCGATGCCTTCACCCTGTTCGAGCGCTTCGAAGGCCAGTTGGAGAAACACCAGGGCCATCTGGTGCGTGCCGCCGTCGAGCTGGCCAAGGACTGGCGTACCGACCGTAGTCTGAGCCGCCTGGAAGCGATGCTGGCGGTGGCCAACAAGGATGCCTCGCTGATCATCACCGGCAACGGTGACGTAGTCGAACCCGAGCATGGCCTGATCGCAATGGGCTCCGGCGGCGGCTTCGCCCAGGCCGCAGCCATGGCCCTGCTGCAGAAAACCGATCTCTCCGCCCGTGAAATCACCGAAACCGCATTGAACATTGCCGGCTCCATCTGTGTCTTCACTAACCAGAACCTGACTATCGAAGAAGAAGACTGCGCTGAATAA
- the hslU gene encoding HslU--HslV peptidase ATPase subunit, which translates to MSMTPREIVSELNRHIIGQDDAKRAVAIALRNRWRRMQLPAELRQEVTPKNILMIGPTGVGKTEIARRLAKLANAPFIKVEATKFTEVGYVGRDVESIIRDLADAAIKLLREQEIVRVQHRAEDAAEERILDALLPPARTGFNEDPAPSQDSNTRQLFRKRLREGQLDDKEIDIEVAEQAAGVEIMTPPGMEEMTNQLQSLFANLGKGKKKSRKLKVKEALKLVRDEEAARLVNEEELKAKALEAVEQNGIVFIDEIDKVAKRGNVGGADVSREGVQRDLLPLIEGCTVNTKLGMVKTDHILFIASGAFHLSKPSDLVPELQGRLPIRVELKALSPEDFERILTEPHASLTEQYAALLNTEGLGIEFLADGIKRIAEIAWQVNEKTENIGARRLHTLLERLLEEVSFSAGDLAGQQNGEPIRIDAAYVNSHLGELAQNEDLSRYIL; encoded by the coding sequence ATGTCCATGACGCCCCGCGAGATCGTTTCCGAGCTCAACCGCCACATCATCGGCCAGGACGACGCCAAGCGCGCCGTGGCCATCGCCCTGCGCAACCGCTGGCGGCGCATGCAGCTGCCGGCCGAGCTGCGCCAGGAAGTCACGCCGAAGAACATCCTGATGATCGGTCCTACCGGCGTCGGCAAGACCGAGATCGCCCGCCGTCTGGCCAAGCTGGCCAACGCACCGTTCATCAAGGTGGAAGCGACTAAATTCACCGAAGTCGGCTATGTCGGCCGTGACGTCGAGTCGATCATCCGCGACCTCGCCGACGCCGCCATCAAGCTGCTGCGCGAGCAGGAGATCGTCCGCGTCCAGCACCGTGCCGAAGACGCCGCCGAGGAGCGCATCCTCGATGCCCTGCTGCCGCCGGCGCGCACTGGTTTCAACGAAGACCCAGCACCCAGCCAGGATTCCAACACCCGCCAGCTGTTCCGCAAGCGCCTGCGCGAAGGCCAGCTGGACGACAAGGAAATCGATATCGAGGTTGCCGAGCAAGCAGCCGGCGTCGAGATCATGACCCCACCCGGCATGGAGGAGATGACCAACCAGCTGCAAAGCCTGTTCGCCAACCTCGGCAAGGGCAAGAAGAAGAGCCGCAAGCTCAAGGTCAAGGAAGCCCTCAAGCTGGTGCGCGACGAGGAAGCCGCGCGCCTGGTCAACGAGGAAGAACTCAAGGCCAAGGCCCTGGAAGCGGTGGAACAGAACGGCATCGTATTCATCGACGAAATCGACAAGGTCGCCAAGCGCGGCAATGTCGGCGGCGCCGATGTGTCGCGCGAAGGTGTGCAGCGCGACCTGCTGCCGCTGATCGAAGGCTGCACGGTCAACACCAAGCTGGGCATGGTCAAGACCGATCACATTCTGTTCATCGCCTCCGGCGCCTTCCACCTGAGCAAGCCGAGCGACCTGGTGCCCGAGCTGCAGGGCCGCCTGCCGATCCGCGTCGAGCTCAAGGCCCTGTCGCCCGAAGACTTCGAGCGCATCCTCACCGAGCCGCACGCCTCGTTGACCGAGCAATACGCCGCGCTGTTGAACACCGAAGGCCTGGGTATCGAGTTCCTCGCCGACGGCATCAAGCGCATCGCCGAGATCGCCTGGCAGGTCAACGAGAAGACCGAGAACATCGGTGCACGCCGCCTGCACACCCTGCTCGAACGCCTGCTCGAAGAAGTCTCCTTCAGCGCCGGTGACCTCGCCGGCCAGCAGAACGGCGAACCGATCCGCATCGACGCCGCCTACGTCAACAGCCACCTCGGCGAGCTGGCGCAGAACGAAGACCTGTCGCGCTATATCCTCTGA
- a CDS encoding DUF971 domain-containing protein encodes MRMPTAIKLHKASKTLELQYDAQSYTLSAEFLRVHSPSAEVQGHGKPILQTGKLDVGLSSLEPAGNYALKLCFDDGHDSGLFTWDYLYQLATRHDELWADYLAQLAKAGKSRDANESIVKLML; translated from the coding sequence ATGCGCATGCCCACCGCGATCAAACTGCACAAGGCGTCGAAGACCCTCGAGCTGCAGTACGACGCACAGAGCTATACCCTGAGCGCCGAATTCCTCCGCGTGCACTCGCCCTCGGCCGAGGTGCAGGGTCACGGCAAACCCATCCTGCAAACCGGCAAGCTCGACGTCGGCCTGAGCAGCCTGGAGCCGGCTGGCAACTACGCACTGAAACTGTGCTTCGACGACGGCCATGACAGCGGATTGTTCACCTGGGACTATCTTTATCAACTGGCGACCCGCCACGACGAACTCTGGGCCGACTACCTCGCGCAACTGGCCAAGGCCGGAAAAAGTCGCGATGCGAACGAGTCCATCGTCAAGCTGATGCTCTAG
- the phaC gene encoding class II poly(R)-hydroxyalkanoic acid synthase, with amino-acid sequence MSNKNNEDLKQQASESTLGLNPVIGLRGKDILSSARMVLSQALKQPFHSAKHATHFVFELKNVLLGQSELTPEEGDRRFADPAWSQNPLYRRYLQTYLAWRKELHEWIEDSNLTEQDTSRGHFVINLMTEAMAPTNSMANPAAVKRFFETGGKSLLDGLSHLAKDIVHNGGMPSQVNMDAFEVGKNLATSDGAVVFRNDLLELIQYKPITEQVQERPLLVVPPQINKYYVFDLSQEKSVARFLLRNGIQTFVVSWRNPTKAQREWGLSSYIEALKEAIEVVLSITGSKDVNMLGACSGGLTTASLLGHYAAIGEQKVHALTLLVSVLDTKLDTQVALFADEKTLEAAKRRSYQSGVLEGSDMAKVFAWMRPNDLIWNYWVNNYLLGNEPPVFDILYWNNDTTRLPAALHGEFIEMFKTNPLTRAGALEVCGTPIDLKQVTCDLFCLAGTTDHITPWDACYKSAHLFGGKVDFVLSNSGHIQSILNPPGNPKARYMTNTEMPLDPRAWQASATKHADSWWLHWQTWLADRSGKLKKSPSSLGNKAYQPGEAAPGTYVHER; translated from the coding sequence ATGAGCAACAAGAACAACGAAGATTTGAAACAGCAGGCCTCGGAAAGCACCTTGGGTCTCAACCCGGTAATTGGCTTGCGTGGCAAGGACATCCTCAGCTCTGCCCGCATGGTGCTCTCCCAGGCACTGAAGCAACCGTTCCACAGCGCCAAACATGCCACCCATTTCGTCTTCGAGCTGAAGAACGTTCTGCTCGGTCAATCGGAACTGACCCCCGAGGAAGGCGACCGTCGTTTCGCCGACCCGGCCTGGAGTCAGAACCCGCTGTACCGCCGCTACCTGCAGACCTACCTGGCCTGGCGCAAGGAACTGCATGAGTGGATCGAGGACAGCAACCTCACCGAGCAGGACACCAGCCGCGGTCACTTCGTCATCAACCTGATGACCGAAGCTATGGCACCGACCAACAGCATGGCCAACCCGGCCGCAGTCAAGCGCTTCTTCGAGACCGGCGGCAAGAGCCTGCTCGACGGCCTGTCGCACCTGGCCAAGGACATCGTGCACAACGGTGGCATGCCCAGCCAGGTCAACATGGATGCCTTCGAAGTCGGCAAGAACCTCGCCACCAGCGACGGTGCCGTGGTGTTTCGCAACGACCTGCTGGAACTGATCCAGTACAAGCCGATCACCGAGCAGGTGCAGGAGCGCCCGCTGCTGGTGGTGCCGCCGCAGATCAACAAGTACTACGTGTTCGACCTGTCGCAGGAAAAGAGCGTCGCGCGCTTCCTTCTGCGCAACGGCATCCAGACCTTCGTGGTCAGCTGGCGCAACCCGACCAAGGCCCAGCGCGAGTGGGGCCTGTCGAGCTACATCGAGGCGCTCAAGGAAGCCATCGAGGTGGTCCTGTCGATCACCGGCAGCAAGGACGTGAACATGCTCGGCGCCTGCTCCGGCGGCCTGACCACCGCCTCCCTGCTCGGCCACTATGCCGCCATCGGCGAGCAGAAGGTGCATGCCCTGACCCTGCTGGTCAGCGTGCTCGACACCAAACTGGACACCCAGGTCGCGCTGTTCGCCGACGAAAAAACCCTCGAGGCTGCCAAGCGCCGTTCCTACCAGTCCGGCGTACTGGAAGGCAGCGACATGGCCAAGGTGTTCGCCTGGATGCGTCCGAACGACCTGATCTGGAACTACTGGGTCAACAACTACCTGCTCGGCAACGAGCCGCCGGTGTTCGATATCCTCTACTGGAACAACGACACCACGCGCCTGCCGGCCGCCCTGCACGGCGAATTCATCGAGATGTTCAAGACCAACCCGCTGACTCGCGCCGGTGCGCTGGAAGTCTGCGGTACGCCGATCGACCTCAAGCAGGTCACCTGCGACCTGTTCTGCCTGGCCGGCACCACCGACCACATCACCCCGTGGGACGCTTGCTACAAGTCGGCGCACCTGTTCGGCGGCAAGGTTGACTTCGTGCTATCCAACAGCGGGCATATCCAGAGCATTCTCAACCCGCCAGGCAACCCCAAGGCCCGCTACATGACCAACACCGAGATGCCGCTTGACCCGCGCGCCTGGCAGGCCAGCGCGACCAAGCACGCTGACTCCTGGTGGCTGCACTGGCAGACCTGGCTGGCCGATCGCTCGGGCAAACTGAAGAAGTCGCCTAGCAGCCTCGGTAACAAGGCTTATCAGCCTGGCGAAGCAGCGCCCGGCACTTATGTACACGAGCGCTAA
- the phaZ gene encoding poly(3-hydroxyalkanoate) depolymerase, producing MPQPFAFRTIELDGQTIRTAVRPGNSKLTPLLIFNGIGANLELVMPFVQALDPELEVIAFDVPGVGGSSTPNTPYRFPGLAKLAARMLDYLDYGQVNAIGVSWGGALAQQFAHDYPERCKKLVLAATSAGAVMVPGKPKVLWRMASPRRYIQPSYGVHIAPDIYGGAFRRDPKLALAHASKVRSGGKMGYYWQLFAGLGWTSIHWLHRIKQPTLVLAGDDDPLIPLVNMRLLAWRIPNSEFHIIDDGHLFLVTRAEAVAPIIMKFLEEERRRAVMHPQPTPIRGH from the coding sequence ATGCCGCAACCTTTCGCATTCCGTACCATCGAACTGGATGGCCAAACCATCCGCACGGCGGTCCGTCCCGGCAACAGCAAGCTCACGCCATTGCTGATCTTCAACGGCATTGGCGCCAACCTCGAGTTGGTCATGCCTTTCGTCCAGGCCCTCGACCCGGAACTGGAAGTCATCGCCTTCGATGTGCCCGGCGTCGGCGGCTCGTCGACACCGAACACGCCTTATCGCTTCCCCGGTCTGGCCAAGCTGGCCGCACGCATGCTCGACTACCTGGACTACGGCCAGGTCAACGCCATCGGCGTGTCCTGGGGTGGCGCACTGGCCCAGCAGTTTGCCCACGACTATCCCGAGCGCTGCAAGAAGCTGGTGCTGGCCGCCACCTCCGCAGGCGCCGTAATGGTGCCCGGCAAGCCCAAGGTGCTCTGGCGCATGGCCAGCCCGCGCCGCTATATCCAGCCGTCGTACGGCGTGCATATCGCCCCGGATATCTACGGCGGCGCCTTCCGTCGCGACCCCAAGCTAGCCCTGGCGCACGCCAGCAAGGTCCGCTCGGGCGGCAAGATGGGCTACTACTGGCAGCTGTTCGCCGGCCTCGGCTGGACCAGCATCCATTGGCTACATCGAATCAAGCAGCCTACGCTGGTACTGGCCGGCGATGACGACCCGCTGATTCCGCTGGTCAACATGCGTCTGCTGGCGTGGCGCATCCCCAACTCGGAATTCCACATCATCGACGATGGCCACCTGTTCCTGGTGACCCGTGCCGAGGCCGTGGCGCCGATCATCATGAAGTTCCTCGAGGAAGAACGGCGACGCGCCGTGATGCACCCGCAACCCACGCCTATTCGCGGTCACTGA
- the phaC gene encoding class II poly(R)-hydroxyalkanoic acid synthase — MREKTAPGSLPVPANFMNAQSAMVGLRGRDLFSTLRTLAFQGLRQPVHSARHALAFGKQLGRVMLGDTLHKPNPQDARFSDPTWQLNPFYSRSLQAYLTWQKQLKAWIDESDLSPDDRTRAHFLFSLLNDAIAPSNSLLNPQAIKELFNTGGSSVLRGARHMLDDLLHNSGLPSQVSKQAFEVGRNLATTNGAVVFRSEMLELIHYKPMSEKQFATPLLIVPPQINKYYIFDLSPEKSFIQYCLKNDLQTFAISWRNPDARHREWGLSSYVQALEEASEVCRAITGSKEVNLIGACAGGLTIAALQGHLQAKKQLRKIGCATYLVSLLDSQVDSPAMLFADEQTLESAKRRSYQSGVLDGRDMARVFAWMRPNDLIWNYWVNNYLLGKEPPAFDILFWNNDNTRLPAALHGDLLELFKHNPLTRSGAMEICGTPIDMSKVNLDSFSVAGINDHITPWESVYRSALLLGGSSRFVLSNSGHIQSILNPPGNPKATFMENGKLSSDHRAWYYDAKKLEGSWWPAWLEWIQQRSGERRETQVAIGNSKYPAMEAAPGTYVHIR; from the coding sequence ATGCGTGAAAAGACTGCACCGGGATCCTTGCCGGTACCCGCAAACTTCATGAACGCGCAAAGTGCCATGGTTGGCCTGCGCGGCCGTGACCTGTTCTCCACCCTGCGCACCCTGGCCTTCCAGGGCTTGCGCCAGCCCGTGCACAGCGCTCGCCACGCCCTTGCGTTCGGCAAACAGCTCGGCCGTGTGATGCTGGGTGACACGCTGCACAAACCCAACCCGCAGGACGCCCGTTTCAGCGATCCGACCTGGCAGCTCAACCCGTTCTACAGCCGTAGCCTGCAGGCCTACCTGACCTGGCAGAAACAGCTCAAGGCATGGATCGACGAGAGCGACCTGTCGCCGGATGACCGCACCCGCGCGCACTTCCTGTTCTCGCTGCTCAACGACGCCATCGCCCCCTCCAACAGCCTGCTCAATCCGCAGGCGATCAAGGAGCTGTTCAATACCGGTGGCAGCAGCGTGCTGCGCGGTGCGCGGCATATGCTCGACGACCTGCTGCACAACAGCGGGCTGCCCAGCCAGGTCAGCAAGCAGGCCTTCGAGGTCGGCCGCAACCTGGCCACCACCAACGGCGCTGTGGTGTTCCGCAGTGAAATGCTGGAGCTGATTCACTACAAGCCGATGAGCGAAAAGCAGTTCGCCACGCCGCTGCTGATCGTCCCGCCGCAGATCAACAAGTACTACATTTTCGATCTCAGCCCGGAAAAGAGCTTCATCCAGTACTGCCTGAAGAATGACCTGCAGACCTTCGCCATCAGCTGGCGCAACCCGGACGCGCGCCATCGCGAGTGGGGCCTGTCGAGCTACGTGCAGGCCCTCGAAGAAGCCAGCGAAGTGTGCCGCGCGATTACCGGCAGCAAAGAGGTCAACCTGATCGGCGCCTGCGCCGGCGGCCTGACCATCGCGGCCCTGCAAGGCCACCTGCAGGCCAAGAAACAGCTGCGCAAGATCGGCTGCGCCACTTACCTGGTCAGCCTGCTGGACAGCCAGGTCGACAGCCCGGCAATGCTGTTCGCCGATGAACAAACCCTGGAGTCGGCCAAGCGCCGCTCCTACCAGAGCGGCGTGCTGGATGGCCGCGACATGGCCCGGGTGTTCGCCTGGATGCGCCCCAATGACCTGATCTGGAACTACTGGGTCAACAACTACCTGCTCGGCAAGGAGCCGCCAGCGTTCGACATCCTGTTCTGGAACAACGACAACACCCGCCTGCCGGCGGCCCTGCACGGCGACCTGCTGGAACTGTTCAAGCACAACCCGCTGACCCGCAGCGGCGCCATGGAAATTTGCGGCACCCCCATCGACATGAGCAAGGTCAACCTGGACAGCTTCAGTGTGGCCGGCATCAACGACCACATCACGCCCTGGGAGTCGGTGTATCGCTCGGCCTTGCTGCTGGGCGGCAGCAGTCGCTTCGTACTGTCCAACAGCGGGCATATCCAGAGCATCCTCAACCCGCCGGGCAACCCCAAAGCCACCTTCATGGAAAACGGCAAGCTCAGCTCCGATCACCGCGCCTGGTACTACGACGCGAAGAAACTTGAAGGCAGCTGGTGGCCCGCGTGGCTGGAGTGGATTCAGCAGCGCTCGGGTGAGCGGCGCGAGACCCAGGTCGCCATCGGCAACAGCAAGTACCCCGCCATGGAAGCCGCACCCGGCACCTATGTGCATATACGCTGA
- a CDS encoding TetR/AcrR family transcriptional regulator, with product MKTRDRILECALTLFNQEGEPNVSTLEIANEMGISPGNLYYHFHGKEPVILELFERFQNDMAPLLDPPLDVELGAEDYWLFLHLIVERLAQYRFFFQDLSNLAGRLPKLARGIRQWLNQLKRTLATLLARLKAEGQLLSETQSLGQLVEQITLTLLFSLDYQRIVGADGEVRLVVYQIMMLVAPHLTPGSRHAAEHIAQRYLQA from the coding sequence ATGAAGACTCGCGACCGCATACTCGAATGCGCCCTGACCCTGTTCAACCAGGAGGGCGAACCCAACGTCTCCACCCTCGAAATCGCCAATGAAATGGGCATCAGCCCAGGCAATCTGTATTACCACTTCCATGGCAAGGAGCCGGTGATTCTGGAGCTGTTCGAGCGCTTCCAGAACGATATGGCGCCGCTGCTGGATCCGCCGCTGGATGTCGAACTGGGCGCCGAGGACTACTGGCTGTTCCTGCACCTGATCGTCGAACGCCTGGCGCAGTACCGCTTCTTCTTCCAGGACCTGTCCAACCTGGCCGGACGCCTGCCCAAGCTGGCCCGCGGCATTCGCCAGTGGCTCAACCAGCTCAAGCGCACCCTGGCCACCCTGCTGGCCCGCCTCAAGGCCGAAGGCCAGCTGCTCAGCGAAACCCAGTCTCTCGGTCAACTGGTCGAGCAGATCACCCTGACTCTGCTGTTCTCCCTCGACTACCAGCGCATCGTCGGTGCCGATGGTGAAGTGCGCCTGGTGGTCTACCAGATCATGATGCTGGTCGCGCCCCACCTCACCCCAGGCTCACGCCACGCCGCCGAACATATCGCCCAGCGCTACCTGCAAGCCTGA
- a CDS encoding integrase arm-type DNA-binding domain-containing protein translates to MAKLNPKQVENLSEPGSYEDGDGLRLVVKAAGGKSWVLRYQFAGKRRDMGLGSYPEISLKAARLAVAEQRRLMASGTDPMAARDAERERQQEAQRQRLARSVTFEKLTTDYIAAHGAQWSAEWLQGWRSKMERYAFPVLGKLAATDIQTEHVLKVLQPIWADKTRTADEVRNPPAQWRSAWICLRHCAKQ, encoded by the coding sequence GTGGCAAAGCTAAACCCCAAGCAAGTGGAAAACCTGAGCGAGCCTGGCAGCTATGAAGACGGCGACGGCTTGCGGCTTGTTGTGAAAGCGGCAGGCGGCAAGTCCTGGGTGTTGCGCTATCAGTTCGCGGGTAAACGCCGCGATATGGGCTTGGGGAGCTATCCCGAGATCAGCCTTAAAGCCGCCCGCCTGGCTGTGGCTGAGCAGCGCCGTTTGATGGCTTCCGGTACTGACCCCATGGCCGCCCGTGATGCTGAGCGGGAGCGCCAGCAAGAAGCCCAGCGCCAGCGACTGGCCCGCAGCGTCACCTTCGAGAAACTGACCACGGACTACATCGCCGCCCATGGCGCGCAATGGTCGGCGGAATGGCTGCAAGGCTGGCGCTCAAAAATGGAGCGTTACGCCTTCCCCGTGCTGGGCAAGCTGGCTGCCACTGATATTCAGACCGAGCACGTCCTAAAAGTGCTGCAACCCATATGGGCCGACAAAACCCGTACCGCTGACGAAGTACGTAACCCCCCAGCGCAATGGCGCAGCGCATGGATATGCTTGCGCCATTGCGCCAAACAGTAA